Proteins from a single region of Candidatus Cetobacterium colombiensis:
- a CDS encoding glycosyltransferase family 2 protein — protein sequence MEISAVIPVYNEKDNILPMVERIEKAFQRGFKDYEIIFINDGSNDGSYELLNDLMNKNKCVKAYHFTKNNGQSAGIDAGFKKAQGDLILMMDGDLQTDPEDVYELLKFIPEYDMVNGKRATREDGFKRKLASKIGNGFRNFVTGDNIQDTGCPLKLFKKEVVKSYKLFNGMHRFLPTLARYMGYKVTEVPVRHYDRLHGESKYRVFGRGFKAFKDVFAVRWMKNRVLTWKIEE from the coding sequence ATGGAGATTTCGGCAGTAATACCAGTTTATAATGAAAAAGATAATATATTACCAATGGTTGAAAGGATAGAAAAAGCTTTTCAAAGAGGATTTAAAGATTACGAGATTATCTTTATAAACGATGGAAGTAATGACGGTAGTTATGAATTATTAAATGATTTAATGAATAAAAATAAATGTGTTAAAGCTTATCATTTTACGAAAAACAATGGTCAAAGTGCAGGTATTGATGCAGGATTTAAAAAAGCTCAAGGAGATTTAATCTTAATGATGGATGGAGATTTACAAACGGATCCCGAAGATGTCTATGAACTTTTAAAGTTTATACCTGAGTATGATATGGTCAACGGAAAAAGAGCTACTAGAGAAGATGGATTTAAAAGAAAATTAGCTTCTAAAATTGGAAATGGATTTAGAAATTTTGTAACAGGTGACAACATCCAGGATACAGGGTGTCCTTTAAAACTTTTCAAAAAAGAAGTTGTTAAATCTTATAAGCTTTTTAACGGAATGCATAGATTCTTACCAACTTTAGCAAGATATATGGGTTATAAAGTTACTGAAGTTCCAGTTAGACACTATGATAGATTACATGGTGAATCTAAATATAGAGTTTTTGGAAGAGGATTTAAAGCTTTTAAAGATGTATTTGCCGTTAGATGGATGAAAAATAGAGTTTTAACTTGGAAAATAGAGGAATAG
- a CDS encoding lipid-A-disaccharide synthase N-terminal domain-containing protein gives MTIENLNIFLIIGFIGQGLFSMRFIIQWLASEKAKKSVIPFSFWTFSLGGSVLLLIYAIYKKDPVFILGQAPNVLIYSRNIYLIKKNKGVNK, from the coding sequence ATGACAATTGAAAATTTAAACATTTTTCTAATTATAGGTTTTATCGGACAAGGACTTTTTTCCATGAGATTTATTATTCAATGGTTAGCTAGTGAAAAAGCTAAAAAAAGTGTAATACCTTTTTCCTTTTGGACTTTTAGTTTAGGAGGAAGTGTCCTTCTATTAATATATGCAATTTATAAAAAAGACCCCGTGTTTATACTTGGTCAAGCACCAAATGTATTGATATACTCAAGAAATATTTACTTAATAAAAAAAAATAAGGGAGTGAATAAATAA
- a CDS encoding GDP-mannose 4,6-dehydratase → MKIVVTGVAGFIGSHLVENLLSLGHSVVGIDNFHEFYSENIKIKNVLESVNKTEYLNEILSKDGKDKKIQALLEKVNSDAYTLEYCNLKDLESLDKIFNENKIDMVINLAGLAGVRPSLENPIEYEKVNMGGYLNLLECSKKYGVKKFIQASSSSVYGNNKVVPFKETDVVDFAISPYASTKKSGEVLGHVYYKLYNIDTLQFRFFTVYGPRQRPDLAIHKFVDKILKGESIPFFGDGETYRDYTYIDDIIDGVIKGVKYLQANDNVYEIINLGESDAISLNNMVQTIERHLDKKAIIDRLPMQPGDVKRTYANIDKAKELLGYKPTTKFDDGIAKFIKWYLGGK, encoded by the coding sequence ATGAAAATTGTTGTAACAGGAGTAGCTGGTTTTATTGGATCACATTTAGTTGAAAATCTATTAAGCTTAGGTCACAGTGTTGTTGGAATAGATAACTTTCATGAGTTTTATTCTGAAAACATTAAAATTAAAAACGTTTTAGAAAGTGTAAATAAAACTGAATATCTTAATGAGATTTTATCAAAAGATGGAAAAGATAAAAAAATTCAAGCTCTTTTAGAAAAAGTAAACTCTGACGCTTATACTTTAGAGTATTGTAACTTAAAAGATCTTGAAAGTTTAGATAAAATATTTAATGAAAACAAAATAGATATGGTTATTAACTTAGCTGGACTTGCTGGAGTTAGACCATCTTTAGAAAATCCTATTGAATACGAAAAGGTAAACATGGGTGGATACCTAAACCTTTTAGAGTGTTCTAAAAAATATGGAGTTAAAAAGTTTATCCAAGCTTCATCTAGCTCTGTTTACGGTAACAATAAAGTAGTTCCTTTCAAAGAAACAGATGTTGTTGACTTTGCTATATCTCCATACGCATCTACTAAAAAATCTGGTGAAGTTTTAGGACATGTTTATTACAAATTATATAATATCGACACTTTACAATTTAGATTTTTCACAGTTTATGGACCAAGACAAAGACCTGATTTAGCAATTCACAAATTTGTTGATAAAATTCTTAAAGGTGAAAGTATCCCATTCTTCGGAGATGGTGAAACATATAGAGATTATACTTACATTGATGATATAATCGATGGAGTTATCAAAGGTGTTAAATATCTTCAAGCTAACGACAATGTTTATGAAATAATTAACCTTGGTGAATCAGATGCTATCTCTTTAAATAATATGGTACAAACAATTGAAAGACACTTAGATAAAAAGGCTATCATTGATAGATTACCTATGCAACCTGGAGATGTAAAAAGAACTTATGCTAATATTGATAAAGCTAAAGAACTTTTAGGATATAAACCTACTACAAAATTTGATGATGGTATTGCAAAATTCATAAAATGGTACTTAGGGGGAAAATAA
- a CDS encoding UDP-glucose dehydrogenase family protein, whose amino-acid sequence MKITVIGTGYVGLVQGVILSEFGHKVICLDIDQKKIDSLNNGILPIYEPGLKDILDRNVLEGRLKFTTDKEYALQNAEVIFIAVGTPPAEDGSADLTYVLQCAKDIGQNIKDYTVVVNKSTVPVGTGDFVENAIKEELKNRDANIEFDVVSNPEFLREGKAVNDCLRPDRVVIGTESEKALDTMKKIYDVLYINKTPFVFTNRRTSEMIKYASNAFLAVKISFINEMALLAEKVGANTQEIAQAMGMDGRISPKFLHCGPGYGGSCFPKDTKAIVEIGKEYGEDMSVVAAAISANEKQKKKMIEKIIKEMNGVEGKTICILGISFKPDTDDVRDAPSLDIIRGLVENGATIKAYCPKGTEEAEWRLENYKNHITYCKDEEEASTNADAVVLVTEWNQFRGINLEELKDRMKGDFYFDLRNVHSKNSKVRSLFKYFPVGQK is encoded by the coding sequence ATGAAAATAACTGTTATAGGTACAGGGTACGTTGGATTAGTTCAAGGAGTTATTTTAAGTGAATTTGGACATAAAGTTATTTGTTTAGATATAGATCAGAAAAAAATAGACTCTTTAAACAACGGAATTCTTCCAATTTATGAGCCTGGATTAAAGGATATTTTAGATAGAAATGTTTTAGAGGGTAGATTAAAGTTTACTACTGATAAAGAGTATGCTTTACAAAATGCTGAAGTAATTTTTATTGCAGTTGGAACTCCACCTGCTGAAGACGGTTCTGCTGATTTAACTTATGTTTTACAATGTGCTAAAGATATAGGTCAAAATATTAAAGACTATACTGTAGTTGTAAATAAGTCTACAGTTCCTGTAGGAACAGGAGACTTTGTGGAAAATGCTATAAAAGAGGAATTAAAAAATAGAGACGCTAACATTGAATTTGATGTTGTTTCTAATCCTGAATTTTTAAGAGAAGGAAAAGCAGTTAATGATTGTTTAAGACCTGATAGAGTTGTTATTGGAACTGAAAGTGAAAAAGCTTTAGATACAATGAAAAAAATCTATGATGTTTTATATATTAATAAAACTCCTTTTGTTTTCACTAATAGAAGAACTTCAGAAATGATAAAGTATGCTTCTAATGCTTTTTTAGCTGTTAAAATCTCTTTCATAAATGAGATGGCTTTATTAGCTGAAAAAGTAGGAGCTAATACTCAAGAAATTGCTCAAGCTATGGGTATGGACGGTAGAATCTCTCCAAAGTTTTTACACTGTGGACCAGGGTATGGAGGTTCTTGTTTTCCAAAAGATACTAAGGCTATTGTAGAGATTGGAAAAGAGTATGGAGAGGATATGAGCGTTGTTGCTGCTGCTATCTCTGCAAATGAAAAGCAAAAGAAAAAAATGATTGAAAAAATTATAAAAGAGATGAATGGGGTAGAAGGAAAAACTATATGTATTTTAGGAATATCTTTTAAACCAGATACTGATGATGTTAGAGACGCTCCAAGCTTAGATATCATAAGAGGATTAGTTGAAAATGGAGCAACAATTAAAGCTTACTGCCCTAAAGGAACAGAAGAGGCTGAATGGAGATTGGAAAATTATAAAAACCATATAACATACTGCAAAGATGAAGAAGAAGCAAGTACAAATGCTGATGCTGTAGTTTTAGTTACTGAATGGAATCAATTTAGAGGAATTAACCTAGAAGAATTGAAAGATAGAATGAAGGGTGATTTCTATTTTGATCTTAGAAATGTTCACTCTAAAAATTCTAAAGTAAGATCTTTATTTAAGTACTTCCCAGTGGGACAAAAATAA